A region of Desulfolithobacter dissulfuricans DNA encodes the following proteins:
- a CDS encoding ASKHA domain-containing protein: MASRPMYTVEFLPAGMQVQVEEGTTLLEAAQKIGLHINASCGGSGVCGKCRVAVEHGEIQGGMSEKFSPEELRSGIRQACTATVHGDVRVRVVVTSSLGRGGLTTTVPRRHRATARFFDIEELREAGIFKPPVEKFFLELPRPSPVDNMADAGRVVTGMNHQYNERHLMVTLPALRKLRRVLREDDFRVTVTVARPVSSGGRTFIVDVQPGNWVNRNFALAVDIGTTTVYGQLVDLHHGKVLAEAGDYNGQISYGEDVISRIIYSEKDDGLETMRRAVAKTINGIIDRILSQAAVKAEEITSITLAGNTVMTHLFLGLEPNNIRRSPYVPVSALFPPIRSTDLELHLPAHSVALVYPAISSWVGGDIVAGVMGSGMYRTEKLTLYIDIGTNAEIVIGSREWLVCTACSAGPAFEGGGISCGMRAAAGAITDCSIHPETWEPMNTTLERKPPIGICGSGLLNIIAVFFERGVIDQRGKYRRDSDCERIREGRSGYEFVLAWQEESGAEHDIVLTEVDIENFMRAKGAIFAGVKTLLQEVGLGVADLEQVVLAGAFGSFIDIDSAMTVGLLPEIDVDKVVYVGNGSLMGCRMSALSNHIRRDVVEVVRKMTSFELSEVPSFKDEYVAALFLPHTDLSLFPSSIAARNGFGQDLQHEG, from the coding sequence ATGGCAAGCAGGCCGATGTACACAGTGGAGTTTCTGCCCGCCGGGATGCAGGTGCAGGTGGAGGAGGGGACAACCCTTCTTGAGGCGGCCCAGAAGATAGGCCTCCATATTAATGCCTCCTGCGGTGGCAGCGGCGTCTGCGGCAAGTGCAGAGTGGCTGTCGAACACGGTGAGATCCAGGGCGGGATGTCGGAGAAGTTTTCTCCAGAGGAACTCCGGTCCGGGATACGGCAGGCCTGTACCGCCACCGTGCATGGTGATGTCCGGGTTCGGGTTGTGGTCACCTCCAGCCTTGGCCGGGGAGGGCTGACCACCACCGTGCCCAGGCGGCACCGGGCCACGGCGCGTTTTTTTGATATCGAGGAGCTGCGGGAAGCCGGAATTTTCAAGCCACCGGTGGAAAAATTTTTCCTTGAGCTGCCCCGGCCAAGTCCGGTGGACAACATGGCCGATGCCGGCCGGGTAGTCACCGGCATGAACCACCAGTATAATGAACGGCATCTGATGGTGACCCTGCCGGCCCTGCGTAAGCTGCGCCGTGTCCTGCGTGAGGATGATTTCCGGGTCACCGTGACCGTGGCCCGGCCGGTGTCCTCCGGGGGAAGAACCTTTATCGTTGATGTCCAGCCCGGCAACTGGGTCAACCGGAACTTCGCCCTGGCCGTGGATATCGGCACCACCACAGTGTACGGTCAGCTGGTGGATCTCCACCATGGCAAGGTTCTGGCCGAGGCAGGGGATTACAACGGTCAGATCAGCTATGGCGAAGATGTGATTTCGCGCATTATCTATAGTGAAAAGGATGACGGCCTGGAAACCATGCGCCGGGCCGTGGCCAAAACCATCAACGGTATCATTGACCGGATTCTGTCCCAGGCTGCGGTCAAGGCCGAAGAGATCACCTCCATCACCCTGGCCGGCAACACGGTGATGACCCATCTCTTCCTGGGTCTGGAACCGAACAATATCAGGCGTTCTCCTTATGTTCCTGTTTCTGCGCTGTTTCCCCCGATACGTTCCACGGATCTCGAGCTCCATCTTCCCGCCCACAGCGTGGCCCTGGTCTACCCGGCCATCTCCAGCTGGGTGGGAGGAGATATTGTTGCCGGGGTCATGGGCTCGGGCATGTATCGGACCGAGAAGCTGACCCTGTATATCGATATCGGCACCAATGCTGAGATTGTCATCGGCAGCCGCGAGTGGCTGGTCTGTACCGCCTGCTCCGCCGGACCTGCCTTTGAAGGCGGAGGGATCAGCTGCGGCATGCGCGCCGCTGCCGGAGCCATCACCGACTGCAGTATCCATCCCGAAACCTGGGAGCCGATGAACACCACCCTGGAGCGTAAACCGCCGATCGGAATATGCGGTTCCGGGCTGCTCAACATCATTGCGGTCTTTTTTGAGCGCGGGGTCATCGATCAGCGGGGCAAGTACCGACGGGACAGTGACTGTGAACGGATCCGCGAGGGCAGAAGCGGATACGAGTTTGTCCTGGCCTGGCAGGAGGAATCAGGGGCGGAGCATGATATTGTCCTGACGGAAGTGGATATTGAGAATTTTATGCGGGCCAAGGGTGCCATTTTCGCCGGAGTCAAGACCCTGCTCCAGGAGGTTGGTCTCGGGGTCGCTGATCTGGAACAGGTGGTCCTGGCCGGGGCCTTTGGCAGTTTCATTGATATCGACTCTGCCATGACCGTCGGCCTGCTGCCAGAAATCGATGTGGACAAGGTGGTCTATGTGGGCAATGGTTCCCTCATGGGCTGCCGGATGAGCGCGCTTTCCAATCATATCCGCCGCGACGTGGTCGAGGTGGTGCGCAAGATGACCAGCTTCGAACTCTCCGAGGTGCCCAGCTTCAAGGATGAATATGTGGCCGCCCTCTTTCTGCCCCACACCGACCTCTCGCTCTTTCCCTCATCCATCGCGGCCCGGAATGGGTTTGGACAGGACCTGCAACATGAAGGATGA
- the ureG gene encoding urease accessory protein UreG, with protein MNKTPLRVGIGGPVGSGKTALIQALCLRMRERYEIAVITNDIYTREDAQFLIRNQALESERIVGVETGGCPHTAIREDASMNLAALEDLSLRFPDLDVILVESGGDNLSATFSPELADLTIYVIDVAAGDKIPRKGGPGITRSDLLVINKIDLAPMVGASLAVMEEDAAKMRGERPFLFTNLKSGDGVDGVLAFIEREGMLAGA; from the coding sequence ATGAACAAGACACCTCTGCGGGTCGGTATCGGCGGTCCGGTCGGTTCCGGCAAGACCGCCCTGATCCAGGCTCTGTGCCTCAGAATGAGGGAGCGCTATGAAATTGCGGTCATTACCAATGATATCTATACCAGGGAAGATGCGCAGTTCCTGATTCGCAACCAGGCCCTGGAGTCCGAGCGGATCGTTGGCGTGGAAACCGGGGGCTGTCCCCATACGGCAATCCGGGAAGATGCCTCCATGAACCTGGCCGCCCTGGAAGATCTGAGTCTGCGTTTTCCCGACCTGGATGTGATTCTTGTGGAGTCGGGTGGTGACAACCTGAGTGCCACGTTCAGCCCGGAACTGGCTGACCTGACGATCTATGTCATTGACGTGGCCGCCGGAGACAAAATCCCGCGCAAGGGCGGTCCCGGTATCACCCGCTCCGATCTGCTGGTCATCAATAAGATCGATCTGGCACCCATGGTCGGCGCGTCGCTGGCTGTAATGGAGGAGGATGCCGCCAAAATGCGGGGTGAGCGTCCTTTTCTCTTTACCAACCTGAAAAGCGGTGATGGCGTGGACGGAGTTCTGGCCTTTATCGAACGTGAAGGCATGCTTGCCGGTGCTTGA
- a CDS encoding urease accessory protein UreF, whose protein sequence is MEPTLLKAMDITMHDTALLRLFQLISPSLPTGGFSYSQGIEWAVEAGWIQNRADLQHWLEDLLEHAMSRVDIPILRRMYAACEQGEKQALVHWSEQLLAWRETSELRLEEQNRGRALATLLRQMEVGRAADWHQSIALCQLAGYALAAVTWNIPVRQAAAGYVWSWLENQVLAGIKIIPLGQTAGQRILFDLAGRIPAVVARGLEFEEQDIGSAMPALALACCGHEMQYTRLYRS, encoded by the coding sequence ATGGAGCCTACGCTTCTGAAGGCCATGGACATCACCATGCATGATACCGCTTTGCTGCGCCTGTTTCAGCTGATCAGTCCTTCCCTTCCCACGGGCGGATTTTCCTATTCCCAGGGAATCGAGTGGGCTGTGGAGGCGGGCTGGATCCAGAACCGTGCGGATCTTCAGCACTGGCTTGAAGACCTGCTTGAACACGCCATGTCCCGGGTGGATATTCCCATTTTACGCCGTATGTATGCTGCCTGTGAACAGGGAGAGAAACAGGCGCTGGTTCACTGGAGTGAGCAGCTGCTTGCCTGGCGGGAAACCAGCGAGCTGCGGCTTGAAGAACAGAATCGCGGCCGGGCCCTGGCCACCCTGTTGCGCCAGATGGAGGTGGGCCGGGCAGCAGACTGGCACCAGAGCATTGCCCTGTGTCAGCTGGCCGGATATGCTCTGGCGGCTGTTACCTGGAACATCCCGGTACGTCAGGCCGCAGCCGGGTATGTATGGAGCTGGCTGGAAAATCAGGTCCTGGCCGGAATAAAGATAATTCCCCTGGGACAGACAGCAGGCCAGCGGATCCTCTTTGACCTGGCCGGGCGTATTCCCGCTGTTGTCGCCAGGGGACTGGAATTTGAGGAGCAGGACATCGGCTCGGCCATGCCCGCCCTGGCCCTGGCCTGCTGTGGTCATGAGATGCAGTACACCAGACTTTACCGTTCCTGA